In the Paenibacillus sp. FSL H7-0357 genome, one interval contains:
- a CDS encoding patatin-like phospholipase family protein → MEINAVFEGGGVKGISLAGAVEATEHAGRTFRKVAGTSSGSIIASMLAAGYNGEAMSRIIKGTSFSSFLKRGALYNTAFVGPALRVMIKKGLYSGEALESWIRGILREKGIVTFSDLPRGKLSIITSDISNGRIVVLPDGLEEYGITPGGFEVAKAVRMSCSIPYFFDPVMLRLSGQAARGKSFTEQFVYFVDGGLLSNFPLWLFDEKQAGFKSPGHNIPTVGYQLIGRTDPQPHRITGPFSMLQALVGTMLSAHDERYIETEKLVRTVKIPTLGISTTSFHISPVQGDDLYAAGYKAGEEFFKNWRPPVHKLSQ, encoded by the coding sequence ATGGAGATTAATGCTGTGTTTGAAGGCGGTGGGGTAAAGGGAATATCGCTCGCGGGAGCTGTGGAGGCGACGGAACATGCGGGCCGCACCTTTCGTAAAGTAGCCGGAACCTCCTCGGGTTCCATTATCGCCTCGATGCTGGCTGCAGGTTATAACGGTGAAGCCATGAGCCGGATTATAAAAGGAACTTCTTTTTCTTCTTTTTTGAAACGGGGAGCGTTGTACAACACAGCTTTCGTAGGCCCTGCGCTGCGGGTGATGATTAAAAAAGGCCTGTACTCAGGAGAGGCGCTGGAATCCTGGATCCGCGGCATTTTGCGGGAGAAAGGCATTGTTACCTTCAGTGATTTACCGCGCGGAAAGCTGTCCATCATTACTTCGGATATCTCGAACGGACGAATTGTTGTCCTTCCGGACGGACTGGAGGAATACGGCATAACCCCAGGCGGGTTTGAAGTCGCCAAGGCAGTCCGTATGAGCTGCAGCATTCCTTATTTTTTCGACCCGGTTATGCTGCGTTTAAGCGGGCAGGCTGCCCGGGGGAAGTCATTCACTGAACAATTCGTTTATTTCGTGGACGGAGGACTGCTCAGCAATTTTCCGTTATGGCTGTTCGATGAGAAACAAGCAGGCTTTAAAAGTCCGGGGCACAACATCCCTACAGTCGGCTATCAGCTGATCGGGAGGACGGATCCCCAGCCTCACCGGATCACCGGTCCCTTCAGTATGCTGCAGGCGCTGGTTGGGACCATGCTGTCGGCCCATGATGAACGTTATATCGAAACAGAGAAACTTGTGCGGACGGTCAAAATTCCGACACTGGGGATTTCCACAACCAGTTTTCATATTTCCCCGGTGCAGGGTGATGATCTGTACGCGGCGGGATATAAGGCGGGGGAGGAATTCTTCAAAAACTGGAGGCCGCCCGTTCACAAGCTCTCCCAGTGA
- a CDS encoding family 10 glycosylhydrolase, giving the protein MNYRKWIVGLLVFVLCLSVGLPGVRAAAVPITIELDGKLLSSDVPPYITASNVTLVPVAVVSRGLGATVDWNQSSKTATISKGSTVLKLTSGSTTALVDGASISLETSVQSRQGRVMVPLRFVGEQLGLQVAWNKAANNIALYSNTEIISPVTPSVPTTPEAPAVPTPTVPTPTVPKPTVPEIPSIPGAKTGKAMKGAWISTVFNLDWPSTSSANNADKQKKEFNTMLDKLQATGYNAVFVQVRPSGDSLYPSVLVPWSKVLTGTQGKNPGYDPLEYMVSSTHERGMEFHAWFNPFRATTDASTSSLASNHVAKAHPEWIVKAENKLYINPGIPEARQHIIDTVMEVVKGYDIDGVHLDDYFYPSGSFADDTAFNTYNAKAISSKGDWRRDNINEFIRQLGQEIHSAKSDVSYGVSPFGVWRNKKADSTGSDTTAGVSAYDDMYADTRTWIKNGWIDYIAPQIYWSLSFSAARYDKLVDWWVNEVKGTGVKLYIGQAAYKVGASDQKAEWQSGEQIINQLKYNEQYDEVAGSIMFRANDIVVRDPFGLSSLLTFYFKS; this is encoded by the coding sequence ATGAATTACCGAAAATGGATTGTAGGATTGCTGGTTTTTGTCTTGTGCCTGTCTGTAGGGTTACCCGGTGTCCGTGCGGCAGCGGTGCCTATTACGATTGAGCTGGATGGGAAACTACTAAGCAGTGATGTGCCGCCGTACATTACCGCTTCCAACGTAACACTGGTGCCTGTAGCTGTAGTCAGCAGGGGACTTGGCGCGACAGTGGATTGGAACCAGAGCAGCAAGACGGCCACGATCAGCAAAGGGAGCACTGTGCTGAAGCTGACCAGCGGCAGCACAACGGCCCTCGTGGACGGAGCTTCTATCAGCCTTGAAACATCAGTTCAGAGCCGGCAGGGCCGGGTGATGGTGCCGCTTCGTTTTGTAGGCGAACAGCTCGGGCTACAGGTGGCCTGGAATAAGGCAGCAAATAATATTGCCCTATACTCGAATACCGAAATTATCAGTCCTGTGACCCCGTCGGTTCCAACTACACCGGAAGCGCCTGCGGTGCCAACACCTACCGTGCCAACGCCAACGGTGCCGAAGCCAACCGTTCCTGAAATCCCGTCCATTCCGGGAGCAAAAACAGGCAAGGCGATGAAAGGGGCGTGGATCTCCACCGTATTCAATCTGGATTGGCCGTCGACCTCATCGGCAAACAATGCCGACAAACAGAAGAAAGAGTTCAACACCATGCTGGACAAGCTGCAGGCCACCGGCTATAACGCCGTATTTGTCCAGGTCAGACCGTCAGGGGACAGCCTGTATCCTTCGGTGCTTGTTCCCTGGTCCAAGGTGTTAACCGGAACGCAGGGGAAGAATCCCGGTTATGATCCGCTGGAGTACATGGTTAGCAGCACACACGAACGCGGTATGGAGTTTCATGCCTGGTTCAACCCGTTCCGTGCAACCACGGATGCCAGCACTTCAAGCCTTGCCAGCAATCATGTGGCCAAGGCCCATCCGGAGTGGATTGTAAAAGCAGAGAACAAGCTGTACATTAATCCGGGAATTCCTGAGGCGCGCCAGCATATTATCGACACGGTGATGGAGGTTGTCAAAGGCTACGACATTGATGGTGTGCATTTGGATGACTATTTTTATCCCTCCGGCTCTTTCGCCGATGACACGGCGTTCAATACATATAACGCCAAGGCTATCTCGAGTAAAGGGGATTGGCGGCGGGACAACATCAATGAATTTATCCGCCAGCTAGGCCAGGAGATTCATAGCGCCAAGTCAGATGTTTCTTACGGTGTCAGCCCGTTTGGCGTGTGGCGCAACAAGAAGGCCGACAGTACCGGCTCGGACACAACGGCAGGCGTATCAGCCTATGATGACATGTATGCGGATACCCGGACATGGATCAAAAACGGCTGGATCGATTATATTGCACCGCAGATTTACTGGAGTTTATCCTTCTCCGCTGCCCGCTATGACAAGCTGGTAGACTGGTGGGTAAATGAAGTTAAGGGTACCGGAGTGAAGCTGTACATTGGTCAGGCAGCTTATAAGGTTGGAGCAAGTGATCAGAAGGCCGAATGGCAGAGCGGCGAGCAAATCATCAACCAGCTCAAATATAACGAACAGTACGATGAGGTTGCCGGAAGCATTATGTTCCGTGCGAATGATATCGTCGTGCGTGATCCGTTCGGACTCTCCAGCTTATTGACGTTCTATTTCAAATCCTGA
- the splB gene encoding spore photoproduct lyase, with protein sequence MTVVTPERPAVKRQKKPTGLFIPELVFFEPDSLNYPKGVRIMEWVKAQNIPYRMTTSHNRITNLPGETEVEQYKIAKRTLVVGLRKTLTFDQSKPSADYAIPIATGCMGHCHYCYLQTTLGAKPYIRVYVNTGDVIEAAKKYIEERAPEITTFEAACTSDPLGLEHITGSLTELISFMAAEPLGRLRFVTKYQHVEPLLQLKHNGHTRIRFSVNADYVIKNFEPATSRFEERIEAAGKVARAGYPLGFIIAPIIWHDGWEKGYAELLEKLAKTLPPDVGKGLTFEMIQHRFTKTAKTVIEKRYPKSKLEMDIEKRKKKWGRWGQNKYVYPDKQQTALREFITERIFEHFPEAGIDYFT encoded by the coding sequence ATGACTGTAGTAACGCCCGAACGTCCCGCGGTAAAAAGACAGAAAAAGCCGACCGGTCTTTTCATTCCAGAGCTGGTTTTTTTCGAGCCGGATTCGCTTAATTATCCCAAAGGAGTACGGATTATGGAATGGGTCAAAGCCCAGAACATCCCCTACCGCATGACGACCTCGCATAACCGTATTACGAACCTGCCCGGCGAAACCGAGGTTGAGCAATACAAAATCGCCAAAAGAACACTGGTGGTCGGCCTGCGCAAAACGTTGACCTTTGACCAGTCCAAGCCGTCCGCGGATTATGCGATTCCGATTGCCACCGGCTGCATGGGACATTGCCATTATTGTTATTTGCAAACCACGCTGGGGGCCAAGCCCTATATCCGTGTCTATGTGAACACCGGGGACGTCATCGAGGCCGCTAAAAAATATATCGAAGAGCGCGCTCCAGAAATCACTACGTTTGAAGCCGCCTGTACTTCAGATCCGCTCGGGTTGGAGCATATTACCGGCTCCCTGACGGAGCTGATCAGCTTCATGGCCGCAGAGCCGCTCGGGCGGCTGCGTTTTGTAACCAAATACCAGCATGTTGAGCCGCTGCTTCAACTGAAGCATAACGGCCATACACGAATCCGTTTCAGTGTGAATGCCGACTATGTCATCAAGAACTTCGAGCCGGCTACTTCACGGTTTGAGGAGCGGATTGAGGCTGCGGGAAAAGTAGCCCGGGCCGGTTATCCGCTGGGCTTTATCATCGCACCGATTATCTGGCATGACGGCTGGGAAAAAGGCTATGCGGAACTGCTGGAGAAACTGGCCAAAACCCTTCCGCCGGATGTGGGCAAAGGATTGACTTTTGAGATGATTCAGCACCGTTTCACCAAAACGGCCAAAACCGTGATTGAGAAACGTTACCCCAAATCAAAGCTGGAGATGGATATTGAAAAGCGCAAAAAGAAATGGGGCCGCTGGGGCCAGAATAAATATGTGTACCCTGACAAACAGCAAACCGCCCTGCGGGAGTTCATCACAGAGCGGATTTTTGAACATTTCCCGGAAGCGGGAATTGATTATTTTACCTAA
- a CDS encoding cytochrome c biogenesis CcdA family protein, translated as MSNLNAGIAFAAGVASFISPCCLPLYPSYLSYITGLSVQQLKSGSNSKEVRFRTLSHTLAFILGFSVVFYTLGFGAGLFGQFFNGQRDLIRQLSAILIIVMGLFLLGIFQPQFLLRERKLDLKWKPAGYAGSFIFGIGFSAGWSPCIGPILTAIIALSASDPGTWFTMITAYSIGFALPFFALAFFLGGARKILKYSNVLMKIGGALMVLMGVLLFTDQMFRITIWLQGVTPDWLIF; from the coding sequence TTGTCGAACCTGAATGCAGGAATTGCTTTTGCCGCTGGTGTGGCGTCGTTTATATCACCTTGCTGTCTGCCGCTTTACCCTTCGTATTTATCTTATATTACCGGGTTGTCCGTGCAGCAGCTGAAGAGCGGCAGTAACAGCAAAGAGGTACGTTTCCGCACCCTGTCGCATACGCTGGCTTTTATCCTGGGGTTTTCAGTAGTCTTTTATACGCTCGGCTTTGGGGCCGGGCTGTTCGGGCAATTTTTCAACGGGCAGCGTGATCTGATCCGCCAATTGTCGGCTATCCTAATCATTGTGATGGGACTGTTCCTGCTGGGGATTTTTCAGCCACAGTTTCTGCTGCGGGAACGCAAGCTTGATCTGAAATGGAAACCGGCGGGTTATGCCGGCTCCTTTATTTTTGGCATCGGCTTTTCCGCGGGCTGGTCACCTTGTATCGGGCCGATTCTGACGGCAATCATCGCGCTGTCTGCCAGTGATCCGGGAACTTGGTTTACGATGATTACCGCATACAGTATCGGCTTTGCCTTGCCGTTTTTCGCACTGGCCTTCTTCCTGGGCGGGGCGAGAAAAATCCTGAAATATTCCAATGTGCTGATGAAGATCGGCGGCGCACTAATGGTCTTAATGGGGGTTTTGCTGTTTACAGATCAAATGTTCCGGATAACGATCTGGCTGCAGGGAGTCACGCCGGACTGGCTGATCTTCTAG
- the metG gene encoding methionine--tRNA ligase, with amino-acid sequence MSDKKTFYLTTPIYYPSDKLHIGHAYSTVAGDAMARYKRLRGYEVRYLTGTDEHGQKIERKAAEAGKTPQQFVDDIVVGIKDLWRKLDISNDDFIRTTEERHKKVVQDIFDRLLKQGDIYKGEYEGWYSIPDETFYTETQLVDIERDANGAITGGKSPDSGHPVELVKEASYFFRMSKYADRLLKYYEENPEFILPESRKNEMINNFIKPGLEDLAVSRTTFDWGVKVKGDEKHVVYVWIDALTNYITALGYGSEDRSLYDKFWPADVHIVGKEIVRFHTIYWPIILMALGEPLPKKVFAHGWLLMKDGKMSKSKGNVVDPVTLIDRYGLDALRYYLLREVAFGSDGTFTPESFVDRINYDLANDLGNLLNRTGAMVEKYFGGELPAYEGKVTAFDGELEAAAGSTYAKVEEAMEKMEFSVALTAIGAFISRTNKYIDETQPWVLAKDESRTGELASVMRHLVEGLRTASILLQPFLTSAPAKIWEQLGIQPGELTAWDSGKTFGLIPAGTKLAKGDPIFPRLDVAVEVAYIAEAMGAGKPAAAEAEPASAESGAAAEPEEEHKEEIGIDDFAKAELRVAQVIAAEPVKKADKLLKLQLDLGYEQRQVVSGIAKFYTPEELVGQKVICIVNLKPVKLRGELSQGMILAASKGDKLTIATVPDSMPNGAIVK; translated from the coding sequence ATGAGCGATAAGAAAACTTTTTACCTGACTACGCCGATTTATTATCCGAGTGACAAGCTGCATATCGGGCATGCTTACTCTACGGTAGCTGGAGATGCTATGGCCCGCTACAAGCGCCTGCGCGGCTATGAGGTCCGTTATCTTACCGGTACGGATGAGCATGGGCAGAAGATTGAACGAAAGGCTGCTGAAGCCGGCAAGACCCCTCAGCAGTTCGTTGACGATATTGTCGTCGGCATTAAGGATCTGTGGCGCAAGCTGGATATTTCCAACGATGACTTCATCCGCACGACGGAAGAACGGCACAAGAAAGTGGTGCAGGATATCTTTGACCGCCTGCTGAAGCAGGGCGACATCTACAAAGGTGAATATGAAGGTTGGTACAGCATTCCGGATGAGACCTTCTACACCGAAACTCAGCTGGTGGATATCGAGCGGGACGCAAACGGTGCCATCACCGGCGGTAAAAGCCCGGACAGCGGCCACCCTGTCGAATTGGTCAAGGAAGCAAGCTATTTCTTCCGCATGAGCAAATATGCTGACCGTCTGCTGAAGTATTATGAAGAGAATCCGGAGTTTATCCTGCCGGAATCACGCAAGAACGAAATGATCAACAATTTCATCAAGCCCGGGCTGGAGGACCTTGCGGTCTCCCGTACAACCTTTGATTGGGGCGTTAAGGTCAAGGGCGACGAGAAGCATGTCGTGTATGTATGGATTGATGCATTGACGAACTATATCACAGCGCTTGGCTATGGCTCCGAGGACCGCAGCTTGTATGACAAGTTCTGGCCTGCGGATGTGCACATTGTCGGCAAGGAAATCGTGCGTTTCCATACGATCTACTGGCCGATCATCCTGATGGCGCTGGGCGAGCCGCTTCCGAAGAAAGTGTTCGCACACGGCTGGCTATTGATGAAAGACGGCAAAATGTCCAAATCCAAGGGTAATGTAGTGGATCCGGTCACGCTGATCGACCGCTACGGATTGGATGCGCTGCGTTACTATCTGCTGCGTGAAGTGGCATTTGGCTCGGATGGTACCTTTACGCCTGAAAGCTTTGTAGACCGGATCAACTATGATCTGGCCAATGACCTCGGCAATCTGCTGAACCGGACCGGGGCGATGGTTGAGAAATATTTTGGCGGCGAACTTCCGGCTTACGAAGGCAAGGTAACGGCGTTCGACGGCGAGCTTGAAGCGGCTGCGGGCAGCACCTATGCCAAAGTTGAAGAAGCGATGGAAAAAATGGAGTTCTCCGTGGCGCTTACCGCGATCGGGGCATTCATCAGCCGTACGAATAAATACATTGATGAGACCCAGCCTTGGGTGCTCGCGAAGGATGAGAGCAGAACCGGCGAGCTGGCTTCCGTCATGAGACATCTTGTGGAGGGCCTGCGCACCGCTTCGATTCTATTGCAGCCGTTCCTGACCAGCGCACCGGCGAAGATCTGGGAGCAGCTCGGCATTCAGCCGGGTGAGCTGACAGCCTGGGACAGCGGCAAAACCTTCGGCCTCATTCCAGCCGGAACGAAGCTGGCCAAAGGCGATCCAATCTTCCCGCGCCTCGATGTTGCTGTAGAGGTTGCCTACATCGCCGAAGCGATGGGTGCCGGCAAACCGGCGGCAGCAGAAGCGGAACCTGCAAGCGCTGAAAGCGGCGCAGCAGCTGAGCCGGAGGAAGAGCATAAGGAAGAAATCGGCATCGACGATTTTGCCAAAGCCGAACTGCGCGTGGCCCAGGTCATCGCCGCTGAGCCGGTGAAGAAGGCAGACAAGCTGTTGAAGCTGCAGCTTGATCTCGGTTATGAGCAGCGTCAGGTGGTGTCCGGGATTGCCAAGTTCTACACTCCAGAGGAGCTGGTGGGACAAAAGGTAATCTGCATCGTCAACCTGAAGCCGGTGAAGCTGCGCGGCGAGCTGTCGCAAGGCATGATCCTGGCCGCCTCCAAAGGCGACAAGCTGACGATCGCAACCGTACCGGACAGCATGCCAAACGGTGCAATTGTGAAGTAA
- the yidD gene encoding membrane protein insertion efficiency factor YidD, with protein MPIIRRTIQAPIRVYRKFISPLKPATCRFYPTCSAYALEAIEIHGPLKGSWLAAKRIGRCHPFHPGGLDPVPPRKEHSAGDEAAPTT; from the coding sequence ATGCCTATTATACGCAGAACGATCCAGGCCCCAATCCGCGTGTACCGCAAATTTATTTCGCCGCTTAAACCGGCGACCTGCCGCTTCTATCCGACTTGCTCAGCCTACGCGCTGGAAGCAATCGAAATCCATGGCCCGCTCAAGGGTTCGTGGCTTGCCGCGAAGCGAATTGGCAGATGCCATCCCTTCCATCCCGGGGGACTGGACCCGGTACCGCCGCGCAAAGAACACTCTGCCGGGGACGAAGCTGCTCCCACGACTTGA
- the mntR gene encoding transcriptional regulator MntR yields MPTPSMEDYLERIYKLIDEKGYARVSDIAEGLEVHPSSVTKMIQKLDKDDYLIYEKYRGLVLTSKGKKVGKRLVDRHQLLEEFLGLIGVQQEHIYKDVEGIEHHLSWDSITRIETLVEYFRRDEARLQTLYDIHHELVSDS; encoded by the coding sequence ATGCCAACACCCAGCATGGAGGATTATTTGGAGCGCATATACAAGCTCATCGACGAGAAAGGATATGCGCGGGTTTCGGATATTGCCGAGGGACTGGAAGTACACCCCTCCTCTGTAACCAAGATGATCCAAAAACTGGATAAGGACGACTATCTCATCTATGAGAAATATCGTGGGCTTGTCCTAACGAGCAAAGGTAAAAAAGTAGGAAAACGTCTCGTTGACCGTCATCAGCTGCTGGAGGAGTTTCTTGGCCTGATCGGAGTACAGCAGGAGCATATTTATAAGGATGTGGAAGGCATCGAACATCATTTGAGCTGGGATTCTATCACGCGGATTGAAACGCTGGTGGAATATTTCCGGCGCGATGAAGCACGTCTCCAGACCTTATACGATATTCACCATGAGCTGGTCAGCGATTCTTAA
- a CDS encoding DUF1385 domain-containing protein has product MFGGKHINVTAVRRKNQEITFLEVPRSDKSWVVKLRKIPLLRGIVSIIDSSAKGSKHLNYSAESYAEDETEPEELAKQQKEKEKKKDEGWSLGMIFGVAVMGILSFLFGKVIFTLVPVFVEDFLFGNAFDNYVLHNLVEGAIKLVLLLVYLWAISQTPVVKRLFQYHGAEHKVISAFEAGEELTVQNVQKYSRLHYRCGSSFMMLTIVLGVIIYSVVPWDNLTQRVLQRIILLPVVIGVSFEVLKGTNAVRDIPGLKYLGYPGLWLQLLTTKEPKDDMVEVSIASFNRMRELDAAIEAGEYSEVRVSGGILDPAKG; this is encoded by the coding sequence ATGTTCGGCGGCAAGCATATCAACGTAACAGCCGTAAGAAGGAAGAATCAGGAAATCACATTTTTGGAGGTGCCGAGAAGCGATAAGAGCTGGGTCGTTAAACTGCGCAAGATTCCGCTGCTTCGCGGCATTGTCAGTATTATAGATTCCAGCGCCAAAGGCTCCAAACATCTGAATTACTCTGCGGAATCGTATGCTGAGGATGAAACAGAGCCGGAAGAGCTTGCCAAGCAACAGAAAGAAAAAGAAAAGAAAAAGGATGAGGGCTGGAGCCTCGGCATGATTTTTGGCGTGGCGGTTATGGGTATTCTCTCCTTTCTCTTCGGTAAGGTAATATTTACGCTGGTGCCGGTATTCGTTGAAGATTTTTTATTCGGCAATGCATTTGATAACTATGTTCTGCACAACCTCGTAGAAGGTGCGATCAAGCTGGTTCTTCTGCTCGTTTATTTATGGGCAATCTCGCAGACCCCGGTGGTCAAGCGGTTGTTCCAGTATCACGGAGCCGAGCATAAGGTCATCAGCGCTTTTGAAGCCGGTGAGGAATTGACTGTTCAGAATGTACAGAAGTACAGCCGCCTGCATTACCGTTGTGGAAGCAGCTTTATGATGCTGACTATTGTACTGGGCGTGATCATTTACTCCGTTGTCCCTTGGGATAACCTTACCCAGCGCGTACTGCAGCGGATTATTCTCCTTCCTGTCGTCATTGGTGTATCGTTTGAAGTGCTGAAGGGCACCAACGCTGTACGCGACATTCCGGGTCTCAAGTATTTAGGTTATCCGGGGCTGTGGCTGCAGCTGCTCACCACTAAGGAACCAAAGGATGATATGGTGGAAGTCTCCATCGCCTCGTTCAACCGGATGCGGGAGCTTGATGCCGCAATTGAAGCAGGGGAATATTCAGAAGTGAGAGTGTCAGGCGGCATATTGGATCCTGCGAAAGGATGA
- a CDS encoding metal ABC transporter ATP-binding protein — translation MQSVSLDCHQHMIEIQDLSFSYGEQKVISNLNYTVKERDFLGIIGSNGAGKTTLLKMIVGLLPATSGDIKLFGQSVRKFKDWERIGYVPQKNAFNPLFPATVREVVLSGLYNNKNLIRRVSKAQQRQCEDALEVMRIQDIAEKRVGQLSGGQQQRVFLARALINHPDLLILDEPTVGIDAETQAGFFDLIMHMHAHHHMTFLMVSHDIDMIKNYLGQEPVQKNGKINFYCRHSHDVQDCAVENLQHTLS, via the coding sequence ATGCAATCGGTATCCTTGGACTGCCATCAGCATATGATCGAGATACAGGATCTTTCCTTCTCTTACGGAGAGCAGAAGGTGATTTCCAATCTGAATTACACCGTTAAGGAACGGGACTTCCTGGGAATTATCGGTTCCAACGGCGCCGGCAAAACAACCTTGCTGAAGATGATCGTCGGGCTCCTGCCCGCAACCAGCGGGGATATTAAATTATTCGGCCAGTCTGTCCGCAAGTTTAAGGATTGGGAGCGCATCGGCTATGTCCCGCAAAAGAATGCGTTCAACCCCTTGTTTCCGGCAACGGTCCGTGAAGTCGTGCTGTCCGGCTTGTACAACAATAAGAATCTGATCCGCAGAGTGTCCAAAGCGCAGCAGCGCCAGTGTGAGGACGCCCTTGAGGTAATGCGGATTCAGGATATCGCTGAGAAAAGAGTTGGCCAGCTGTCCGGCGGTCAACAGCAGCGTGTATTCCTGGCCCGTGCGCTGATCAACCATCCGGATTTGCTCATTTTGGACGAACCTACCGTCGGTATTGATGCCGAAACGCAAGCCGGGTTTTTCGACCTCATTATGCATATGCACGCCCATCATCATATGACTTTCCTGATGGTTTCGCATGACATCGACATGATCAAAAATTATCTGGGGCAGGAGCCGGTACAGAAAAACGGCAAAATCAATTTCTACTGCCGCCACTCTCATGACGTCCAGGATTGCGCCGTGGAGAACCTGCAGCATACACTTAGCTGA
- a CDS encoding metal ABC transporter permease: protein MEILFSDFFQRALAGGLMIGITAPLIGVFLVLRRLSMIGDTLAHVTIAGVALGFLTGFYPLGAGLIFAVVASFAIEKLRKAYKSYAELSIAIIMSGGVALASLFFTLGKGYNADVMSYLFGSIYTLNNTDLIVVGIVTIAVVVVVTLFFKEFFLLSFEEDAASVSGLPVKLLNMLITVLTALVISTAIKIVGSLLVSALLTIPVAISLLLSRSFKSSVVLSVIIAEIAVVGGLVVAGVWNLAPGATIVLLLIALLTLTLIGKKGLPT from the coding sequence TTGGAAATTCTATTCAGTGACTTTTTTCAGCGGGCGCTTGCGGGCGGGCTGATGATCGGCATTACCGCGCCGCTTATAGGCGTTTTTCTTGTGCTCAGACGATTGTCGATGATCGGAGACACGTTGGCCCATGTGACCATCGCAGGTGTGGCGCTTGGCTTTCTGACCGGGTTTTATCCGCTGGGGGCAGGTCTGATTTTTGCGGTGGTGGCCTCCTTTGCCATCGAAAAGCTGCGCAAGGCGTACAAGAGCTACGCTGAGCTGTCCATCGCGATTATTATGTCAGGTGGGGTAGCGCTGGCTTCACTCTTTTTCACCTTAGGCAAAGGGTATAATGCGGATGTGATGAGCTATCTGTTCGGGAGTATCTATACGCTCAATAATACAGATCTGATTGTAGTGGGTATCGTGACGATTGCCGTAGTTGTAGTTGTGACGCTGTTTTTCAAGGAGTTTTTTCTGCTCAGCTTTGAGGAGGATGCGGCGAGTGTCAGCGGCCTGCCTGTGAAGCTGCTCAACATGCTCATTACGGTGCTTACGGCGCTTGTGATCAGTACGGCTATTAAGATTGTCGGTTCGCTGCTCGTGTCTGCGCTGCTGACGATTCCGGTGGCGATCAGTCTGCTGCTGTCACGCAGCTTCAAGTCTTCGGTTGTACTGTCGGTTATCATTGCCGAGATTGCTGTTGTGGGAGGTCTGGTAGTTGCGGGGGTGTGGAATCTGGCGCCTGGGGCAACAATCGTTCTGCTGCTGATTGCCCTTCTGACCCTGACACTAATCGGCAAAAAAGGATTGCCCACGTAA
- a CDS encoding metal ABC transporter solute-binding protein, Zn/Mn family codes for MSLTKPHRGLLLVLALLVILTLAACGPKSSGSIVEGKVNVVTTFYPIYEFAKEIGGEDANVINLLPVGVEPHDWTPRSQDIINTSKAQLFLYNGAGLEGWVPNFLKSLNSDSKAKAVEVSKGVDYIMTDEEDGHDHGGEEHAHEGEEHADEEHSEETGTDSLHTDPHTWVSPKSALVMAENIKESLQSVDPEHKSGYEERYNKLAERLQALDSKFTTELAKLPNKEIVVSHQAFAYLARDYGLKQHAIMGLSPDAEPRGQDLLDLAALVKEEGIRYIFFEELVSDKLAKTLAGEAGVETMVLNPVEGLTTEQDKNGDNYFTLMEKNLQNLILALQ; via the coding sequence ATGTCTTTAACAAAACCACACAGAGGGCTGCTGCTGGTGCTTGCTCTGCTGGTAATCCTAACGCTTGCGGCCTGCGGTCCCAAGAGCAGCGGGAGTATCGTTGAGGGTAAAGTGAATGTAGTCACTACTTTTTATCCTATATATGAATTTGCCAAAGAAATTGGCGGGGAAGATGCCAATGTCATCAATCTGCTTCCGGTGGGTGTGGAGCCTCATGATTGGACCCCGCGCAGCCAGGATATCATCAATACTTCCAAAGCCCAGCTGTTTCTGTACAATGGTGCCGGACTTGAGGGCTGGGTGCCAAACTTCCTCAAAAGCCTCAACAGCGACAGTAAAGCCAAGGCTGTTGAAGTCAGCAAAGGCGTCGATTATATTATGACAGATGAAGAAGACGGGCATGATCATGGAGGCGAGGAACATGCGCATGAAGGTGAGGAACATGCGGATGAAGAGCATTCCGAAGAAACAGGCACCGACAGCCTGCATACAGATCCCCATACCTGGGTAAGTCCAAAATCCGCGCTTGTGATGGCTGAGAACATTAAAGAGAGCCTCCAGTCCGTCGATCCTGAGCATAAATCCGGTTATGAGGAACGTTATAACAAGCTTGCAGAGCGCTTGCAGGCGCTGGACAGCAAGTTTACGACAGAGCTTGCCAAGCTGCCGAATAAAGAAATCGTCGTGTCCCACCAGGCGTTTGCTTATCTCGCGCGTGATTATGGCTTGAAACAACATGCTATCATGGGCTTGTCCCCGGATGCGGAACCACGCGGGCAGGATTTGCTGGATCTGGCGGCTTTGGTAAAAGAGGAAGGCATCCGTTATATCTTCTTCGAGGAGCTGGTTTCCGACAAGCTGGCCAAAACCCTGGCTGGTGAAGCCGGTGTGGAGACGATGGTGCTAAATCCGGTTGAGGGACTTACCACCGAACAGGACAAGAATGGAGACAACTATTTCACATTAATGGAGAAAAATTTGCAAAATCTAATTCTGGCTTTACAATAG